In Longimicrobiales bacterium, the sequence GCGCAGGATGCCCCCGAACGCAGCGAGCCCGCCGTGCAGTGGGAGTACGCCGTGTATGAGAAGGAGTTCGGGCCGGCCCAGGTCCTCGTGGTCGGTGATCAGCGCACGCGCACCGCGGAGAGGGATTTCCGGAAGTTCATACCGGCGATTGGCGGTACTCCCGCGGACGTGCCGGAGGTGACCGCATCGACGGCAGAAATCGATGCGGCGGTGTTGAACGTCCTCGGAAGGCAGGGCTGGGAGCTGGTGCAATGCCTCCGCACCGAAGTCGGTGATCGCGACCTGAGAGTCGTCTGCTATTTCAAGCGAGCCAGGCGGTAGCGCCGCGATCCGGTCCGCCCGTCATAGATGACGGCCGACCGGGGTCACATCCGCCTGGTCAGGGGGGCCTCCGGTCATCCCGTGCGGGACTGCGGAGGCGCAGATCACCAGGCTCAACATGCCAGATGATCGGCTCCTCGAGGCGGTGTTCCACAGTGCTCCCGCACGAATTCCTTCGGGATGCGCAGGGCCACGCCCACGAGAGCCACGCCCAGCGTCAGCCTAGCTACCTTCTCCCGCAGCAATGCCTCGTCGGCGAGCACACTCACGTCCAGGAGGCCGAGGACGTGCGGGCCGGCGAGCACTCCGGCCGCGAGCGCCAGCAGCGACGGGGGCAGCACGCCGCGAGCGAGGCGCCTGGAGCCCAGCCCCAGCATCAGAACCAACCCGCCGAGCAGGGCCACGATCACGTTGAATTCGTGCACGTCCACCTCGTGCGCAGCCATTGGAATACCCGGCAGTGCCGGCGAGCAGACGTACCCGCACTCCCGACAGCGCCCTCATAGCGCCACGGGACTTCGCCACAATTGTACCGTGCGGTTCGAGCTCGGACTGCACGGCCTGTCCCGAGCTCTTGCGTGTAGGTCGCGATAAGCGTGGCGGACCGGCAGGACCGTGCCAGAAAATCCGGCAGGTGCCGGGTCATGCTGCACCTGCTGTCTTATGGGAAATCGCCCCACGACACGCGGGGCTGATCCCGGCTGGCGGGGGCGGATTGCATCGACTAGGCATTCGGTGAGGCCGCCGTTGTCAGCGATCAGGAGGCGGGCATGAATCCCCCGTTCACTACCGGACAGTTCCTCGGCGTCATTGGCCGCTACAACGCTGCGGTCTGGCCCGCTCAGATCCTCTTCTACCTGCTGGCCGGGCTGATGATCTACTGGGCCACGCGGGCGTCCCGCACCGCCGATCGTCAGGTCAGTCTGCTCCTCGCCTTCTTCTGGGCCTGGATGGGCATTGTCTACCACTGGATTTTCTTCACCTCGATCAACCCTGCTGCCTGGGTGTTCGGGGTCCTCTTCGTAGTGCAGGCCCTGGTGTTTCTGCGGGCGGGCGTGACGGAAGACAGGTTGCGGTTCCGGTTCAGGCGGGACGCTTACGGTCTGACCGGCGCGGTCTTTCTCGGATATGCGCTGATCCTGTATCCGCTTCTGGGTGCGAGGGAGGGACACCCGTACCCCTACGGTCCAACGGTCGGCCTGCCGTGTCCCACGACCATCGCCACATTCGGTCTCCTGGTCTGGGCATCCGGGCGCGTGCCGCTCCGCGTTGCGGTGATTCCGCTGCTCTGGTCCCTGATCGGTGCCAGCGCAGCCTTCCAGTTCGGCATCCGGGAGGACTACGGTCTTCTCGTGGCCGGGGTGCTGGGCACGGTCATGATCGTTGTGAAGAACCGGCGGCTCCCGCAGGTCGAGAGGCGGGAAGTGATCGCGGCGTAGGAGGAGTTGCTCGCCTTACTCCGCAGACGTAACGGCGAGCCGGCCCCCCTGGTGCCCTCAGGCCGGCGTGAGCGGAGGTGTTGTTGCATCTTCGAGCAGTCCGCAGTCTCAGTCATCCCTGCTCCGACGGGAGACGGCTGAGCCATCAGGGTCCGGTCCGGATGGAGTGCAAGGAGTCCTGAGGAGCGCAGCATGGTGAGTAAAGGAGCAAAGCAAATGAATGGACGTGGATGGAACTGGCTCTCTAGAGGGCTGCTTCTGGGGTTCTCCCTTCTCGGGCTCGCCTGCGCGACCGGTCACGGTCCTCACGGGGGCTACGATCCAGTGGGACGTGAGCGCCAACCTGGCGAGGATCGCGCCATCCGGCTGAGTCAGTGAGGTAAATCGATCGCGTGTGTGAGGAAAGGATTGCACGCGTAGTTATGGTCGAACGGATGAGCTGGTGCTGGCGGCGGTGACGGCGTCCACATAGCGGGCAAATGCGAGGAGGGCGTCCGGAGTCACACGCGCAATTCCTCCCGACGCGTCGCCCCTGGAGTCGAGCGGCAGCGGTCGGGATCGAAGATCCACATCCGATGGAGGTCCAGATGACGACGCTCGCTACTGCCGCGCAGCGCTGGTGTCCATGGTGCGGTGACCACATGGGATGGGGTGGGTGGGCCATGATGCTCTTCTGGCTGATCGTGCTTCTCGTGGTGCTCGGGGTCGTCTGGGCCGCCGCCACGGGCCGGTGGCGTGGCGGCACCCGGGATGCGCGCGATCCCGCGGAAGAGAAGCTCCGCGCTCAGTTCGCACGCGGAGAGATCGACGAGGAGACGTACCGGCGGCGACTGGAGGAGTTGCGCCGCTCGTAGTCCGGAAAGTCCGGATACGAATCCCGGCTTCCGACGAGTCGAACTGCTTGCGACTCGCATCGCCCTACCTTACGGGCTCCAGCTTGCTAGTTGAGCCCCCATGATCCAGATGTACAAAGACCCCAGCCCACGTTGGCGTGGTTGGGGCCTTGGTCATGCATCGTGCCGTTATATCAGCGGAGGCGGAGGGACTCGAACCCCCAAGGGTGTGAACCCGGCTGATTTCGAATCAGCTGCCTTACCAGTTAGACTACGCCTCCAAATACAAACGGAGCCGCGGCGGACCGCGACTCCGCGTGAGTCGGGGAGACAGGATTTGAACCTGCGACCCCTGCGTCCCGAACGCAGTGCTCTACCGGGCTGAGCTACTCCCCGAAACCAACCAGCCGCTCACGCGGCCCCGGTAC encodes:
- a CDS encoding SHOCT domain-containing protein is translated as MTTLATAAQRWCPWCGDHMGWGGWAMMLFWLIVLLVVLGVVWAAATGRWRGGTRDARDPAEEKLRAQFARGEIDEETYRRRLEELRRS
- a CDS encoding DUF6064 family protein codes for the protein MNPPFTTGQFLGVIGRYNAAVWPAQILFYLLAGLMIYWATRASRTADRQVSLLLAFFWAWMGIVYHWIFFTSINPAAWVFGVLFVVQALVFLRAGVTEDRLRFRFRRDAYGLTGAVFLGYALILYPLLGAREGHPYPYGPTVGLPCPTTIATFGLLVWASGRVPLRVAVIPLLWSLIGASAAFQFGIREDYGLLVAGVLGTVMIVVKNRRLPQVERREVIAA